The following DNA comes from Streptomyces sp. NBC_00273.
GCCAAGGCCATCTCGGGGCGGTCCCTGCCGTCGCAGCGGCTCAAGCGCTCAAGACGTTCGGGAACTGGAGCAAGCAGCCGAGGCGTGCGATCCGTCGGTGGAGTGCGTGCGTGGTCGTCTGCTGGTGGCACAGCAGTTGAACCCACGGTGACCAGCGCAAACGGCAGTACGTACGGCTCCTTGGAGGGGGCTGGTCCGGACATGGTCCGGATCCTGGTCCCGGCGGCCTTCGGGCGGAGGCGATGCGGAGGTGATGGGGTGGGGTGGGACGTTCTGAGAGTGATCGGGAGGGGCGAGCTGTCGCACGGGGCAACCGAGGCGAACCCGAGCTGCGTACGGCCGTCGGATGCGGCCCGGCGCAGCTGTTGGAGCGGCTTTGCGGCGGCCTCGATCACACGACGCGCCACCCTCGTTCACAGGGCCGGGTCGGATGGCGGAGGGCAGGCGCAGGCACCGTGCGGCGGATTGCGGCGGCGGCCGCGTCGCTTCTGTGCAGCTGGGCTCGGAGGCCGGAGCAGTGGCTCCCGGCGGACGCCCAGCCGACCTCGGCCGAGGTGACAATGGCCCGGCTGCGATGCCGCAGTGTGCGGCGCGGAGGCCCGGCCGGGTCGGCGGCTGTCCGCCCTTCCTTCCGGTCCCGGGCGAAAGCAGTCCTCCGCCCGCCTGGGAACACGGCCGGCCCCGCCACAGCCCGTTCCCCCGGTCACGGGTGTTTGGCGCCGCCTGTCTGCGCTTCATGAGCAGTTCGGTGGTCAGGCCGTGCACGTGTACGGGGCCCGGGTCGCAGCCGGGGTTCAGCAGGGTCGTGAACTCGCCCGTCTGTTGACCGTCCGGCCCGAGAGTCACCACGGCGATCGACAGCACCCGGTCCCGCCTCGGTATCAGGCCCGACGTCTCCACGTCCACCAGTGCCCAAGGAAAGGCGTAGCCGTTCGGATCAGCAGCGTTCAAGACGCTGGAAGCGAGAGTCATAGGAAGAACAACTATCCGGCCCGTAGGTCACTCTCAACCTGAATGCCGAGATTTCCCTTCCGTAACCAGATGGCCGCTGCGGCCGCCCGTGCTGAGCGGTCCGCCGAAGAGAGCGCGGGCAGCTCCCCAGTAGAACAAGCACACCACGAGGCCCGCGCCACAATCCGGTGAGCCCGGCAGTCGCCACGCTCACTCGCCGGCGCCGTCCTGACGATCCTCATCGGCCAGGACGCGGCCAACGCGGGCCTTCTGACCTGCGGCCGCGCCAAACCAGGGCATGTTGATCAGCATCCTCATGCCGCTCCATCCGGTCTTCCGGCGGGTGTTCGGCTCGGGCTGGACCACCGGCGGACCCTCGCGGGCGGTCCGTCCGTCGCCACGATACGAGGCCGGGCGGCCCACCGGGAGGAAGCCGTGGCGCGAACCCGTGGCGGTCCCGCGCGCGGCGGCGACGCCGGTGTCAGGCGCCGCCGCCTTCGAAGGGCCAGGCCTGGATGTCGCGGTAGTGGATGGGGCCGGGGCCGCGGCCGGTGTTGCTCCCGACGAGGTGGAGGCGCCGGGTCTTCCACGGGCGGCCGGTGAACGCGTCGAGTCCGGTGGCGGCCTCCACCGCGCTCGTGGTGTCGTGGCGGCGGGAGCGCGCCAGTGTCAGGTGGGGGCGCAGGGGCCGGCCGTGGAAGGGGATGCCGCAGTCGGTGACCGCGGCGCGCACCTCGGAGGCGAGGAGGTGCAGCCCTTCGAGGTCTCCGTCGATCCCGGTCCACAGGACCCGCTCGTCGAAGTGCCCGCCGCCGCGCAGCGCGAGCCGCAGGGGCCGCCGGGCCCGGGCGAGCTCCGCGAGCGGCGGCCGCAGGAGTTCGAGGGCGGTGACCGGGAGCTCGCCGAGGAAGGCCAGGGTGATGTGCCAGTCCTCGATGCGGTTCCATCGCATGCGCGGGTACGCGGCGTAGGTCGGCTGCAGCCGCTGCTCCAGCTCTTCCTTCGCGTCGTCGGGCGGAGCCAGCGCTATGAACACGCGGACGGTCGCTGCCTGGGTCTTTTCGTTCACGAGGTCTTCGTATCCTGTCCGGGCACGTTCCGTCATCTCCGGTCCGGCCCGGTGGATGCCGGTCAGCGGGCGCCCGGGGACCCGATGGTCACCACGCGGGCCCAGGCGGGCGGGGAGTTCGGCACGTAGTCGGGGTCGTCCTCGCGCCAACGGCTCCCCCGGTCCCGGTGGAAGATGCCCACCACCGTGCGGCACGGCGGTCGCGTGTCCGGCCAGGCCGTCTGCCCGTCCGTCAGGACCACGATCACGTCGGGCCGGGGTCCCGTACCGAGGGCCTTGGCGAATCCCGTGCGCAGATCCGTTCCTCCGCCACCCAGCAGCGGGATGCCCTCGCCGCTGCACAGCGGGTGCACGATCCGGGCCGCCGCATCGCACGGCACCACGCTGACCAGGTCGCTACGGCCGCCCACGGCGCGGGCGATCGCGGCGACCTCCAGCAGCGCACTGCCCAGCTCGTCGTCGCTGACCGAACCGGAGGTGTCGATGACCACGCAGACCCGGGGCGGTCTGCGCCGCAGGCTCGGGAGCACGGCGCCGCGCAGCGCGGTCGAGCGCCGGGAGGGCCGGGCGTAGCTGTAGTCCTCGCCCGCGCCCGCACCGGAGGCCGCCGACCGGACCGCAGCGCCCAGCAGCTCCCGCCAGGGCTGCGGCGGGTGGAAGGCCTCCTCGGCCCACCGCCGCCACCCCGCGGGTGCGCTCCCCGGACGGCCGTTGATCCCCTGCGCCACCCGGAACCGGACCGCTTCCTGCTCCTGCGCGCCGAGGCCGTGCGCGCCGTCCGGCCCCAGGTCCCACTCGCGTTCCAGACCGTCGGCGCCGCTGCCGCAGTCCAGCCAGACCAGCTCCTGCGTCCGCGGTCCGAGCCTGAACTGCCGCAGGTAGTCCTCCATGAGCTCGCCCGGGGGCAGCCCCAGGTCCTGCGGCGTCAGCGCCCCTTGGGGACGTACCAGCCCCTCGCCGTACGCGTCGTCGTTGATCTCGCAGTCCGCGGCGATGTTCATCCGCAGCCGTTCGCCCGGGCCGGTCAGCCCGCGTTCCCGGGCGACCCGGTCACCGCGTCCGTGGTGGTCGCGCAGCAGGTGGGACACCTCGTGGACCCAGACCCCGGCGAGCTCCTCCACCGGTGTCCGGTCCACGAACCCCGGCGAGACGTAGCACCGCCAGTGGCGGTCGACGGCCATCGTCGGCACCTGCCGCGACTCCACGGCGTGCAGGGCGAACAGCGCCGTCGCCAGGTAGGGCCGGACCCGGGCGGCCTGCAGCCGGGCCGCGAAGAGCTTGTCGAGGTCCAGCGCCCCCGCCGGCCGTGCCCCCGCCCGCCGCGTGCCCGTCGTCGGTGCGCTCATCGGCCGGCCCCCACCGGGTCCCCGGTCCGGGCCGCCGCCCGCTCCTGCGACAGGTCCGCCCGCCGGGACAGGGCCACTACTCCGGCGAGCCGCTCGATCGACTCCGGTACGTCCCAGTCCTCCTGGCGCAGCGCGGCGAGGGTGGTCGCGGGGACGACCACCAGGTCGGGGGCTCCGGTCTCCAGCGCCCGGACCAGCAGCGCCCACGCGGCGTCCCAGCGGGACTTGTCCGGGCGCTTGCGGACCGCCGCCACCACTGCGTCGAGCGTGGCCTGGCGCCGGTCTCCCCGTTCGGGCAGGTCGGCGCCGGCCGGGTCGGCGAGCAGCTCCTCGGGGTCCGGCAGGTCCATCCGGTCCAAGGAGGCCAGCAGCTCCAGCCCCGGACCGTCCCCCACCGTGCCCCTGACCAGTAGGGAGAGCACCTCCCTGGAGGAGCCGGCCGCGTGGGCGAAGGCGAGCAGACGTATCGTCATGTCCCAGCTGCGGGGTGACGGCCAGGCGCCTCCCCGGCGGGTCTCGGTGCTGGGCAGCCGGTGCACGAGCGCGGGGCGGGTGGTGAGGAGCCTGCACACCGCCCGGCGGGCGCGGTCCACGGCCGCCGGAAGCTTCCCGGAGTCCAGGCGCGGCAGGGTCGCCCGGGGCCAGGTCCCGCCGAGCCCGCGCAGCACGACGTCGTGGTCGTGGGTCCACTGGAGGTGGACGAACCGGTTGGCGAGGGGCGGGCTCAGCTCCCAGCCGTCGGCCGCCGAGCCCCGCGGGTTGGCGGCGGCCACGATCCTTACGCCGGGCGGCAGTTGAAGCGAGCCGATCCGGCGTTCGAGGACGAGGCGGAGCAGGGCGGCCTGGACGGCCGGCGGCGCCGTGGACAGTTCGTCCAGGAACAGCAGCCCGCGTCCGGCCCGTACGAGTCGCACGGCCCAGTCCGGCGGGGCCATCGGAACGCCCTGTTCGGCGGGATCGTCTCCGACGACGGGCAGGCCGGAGAAGTCGGACGGCTCGTGCACGCTGGCGATCACGGTGGTCAGGGGTAGGTCGAGGCTCTCGGCGAGCTGCGTCAGGGCCGCCGTCTTGCCGATGCCGGGCTCACCCCACAGGAGCACCGGCAGGTCGGCGGCCACGGCCAGGGTCAGGGCCTCCAGTTGGTCGTCGGGGCGCGGTTCGGTGGTGGTGTCGCGCAGCAGGGCCAGCAGTTGCTCGGCGACGTCGAGCGCGGAGGGGGCGTCGAGCGGGGAGGGGGTGTCGGTGGTCGTGAACGGGGTGTGCGAGGGCATGGGTGATCACCTGTGTGGGTTCGTGAGGAACGGGGGCGGTCCGGGGGACCGGGGGAGAGGAGGAGGGAGATCCGGGAGAGGACGAGGGGCGAGAAGGCCCGGGGTCAGCGGGCGTGTGCCTGGCGCGGGTGGAGCCGGTGGTCCCGTGGGCGATGTGCCCCCGGGCGGATCCGGCCGGGACCGGGTCCGGCCAGGCCCGCCCGGAACAGCCCGTAGGTGATCCGCCGTAGCGCGGCCGCTTCCAGCTCGTCCCGCAGGGCTCCGGCGCGCAGCAGGGCGTCGGGGCCGAGCAGCCCTTCCACCACGGCCAGCGCCCCGGCGACGTCGCCGTGGTCCAGGCGTTCGCGGACCCCGGTGAGGCAGTCCGGCCGACGGTGCGCCGCGTCGATGGCCTGCAGGCAGGGCAGCGGAGTGCCGGTCAGCGAGGCCAGCAGTTCCTCCCGGCGGATCTCGGCCGGGTCGTGGTCGAGTGCGGCCAGTACCCCGTCGACCAGGCCGATGCGGTGCCGGGCGCCCCGGCACTCGACGAGGCGGGGCTGCCCCGCGCGGTCCGCGGTCCCGGCCGGCCCGGTCGGCGCGCGGTCCGGTACCAGTGCCGAGACGACCAGCGGGTGCAGTCGCCCGGCCTCGACGGCTCCGGTGCGGATCAGGTCCAGGTCGGGCAGGGTCCAGACCGCCGCGTCGGGCAGCACCGGCAGCGCGGAGGCGCTGCCGTCGGCGGGTATCGCCCCGATCCGCGCCGCGGGCGGCCCCGGGCCGTCCGCGGCCAGGTCCAGTACCAGCCGCTGGCGGGCCCCCAACCGTACGGCGACGCTGCCGGAGGTCCGGCCCTCGGCGCGGAGCAGGATCCCGGCCTCGGCGGCCCACCGGTCGACGGCGCACCGGTGCCCTCGCGGAAGCGCCGCCAGGAGCTCGGGGTCCAGTGGGGGAAGGCCTTCGGCGGGCGGCCGGTCGGCCCCGGACCGGACCCGCAGCTCGTCGGTCCTGCGGGCGTCCCACAGGTGGCGGTGCAGGTCGAGGCGGAACCGGCGGTCGGGACGGGGCCCGTGGCGCGGGTCCCCCAGGCGGCCTCGCTCGGAACGGGATCCGTCCCACAGGGCGAGGCTGATCCGTTGACCGCCGTCCGCCCACGCGGGCGCGGTCCTGGCCACGAGGTGCACGGGGGGTACGGGGTGCACGGCATGCGGGTCGTCGCCGGCGGCCGTGTCGTACCGGGCCAGCGTGAGGGTGAGCCCGGGGCGCAGCAGTCCGTCGGGAGCGATGCGCGGCAGGTGCCAGCGCAACAGGTCGGGCGCCAGGTGGCGAAGGTCGGTCCGGATCCGGGCCGCGAGTTCACGGCCGCGCGAGCGCGCGAGGAAACGGAGATCGAGATCGACGTCGACGCCCGCGGCGGCGCAGGCCCCGGCCCAGTCCCCGGCGGAGCGGCGGGCGGTCGCGGTTTCGATCATGGAGGCCGGCACGGCGTACTCGCGTACGCGGAGCCAGAGGGAGAGGCGGGAATTCCCGTGCACGTTCTCGGTGGGCATCAGCGCTCACCTTGCGTGGACGGGACCCCCGATCTGTGAAGGGAGTGAGTGGTCATCGCGGTGATCGTAACGCCGCTCAGCACGAGGGGCCAGGTGTTTTTCCGGGCCAGCGGTGGTGGTGCCGGTCGATGACGTAGTGGTGCCCGTGCCGCCAACCGCCCGTGGCCGGGCGGGCGTCGGCGAGGTGCGGGTGACCGGGCGGGAGGTCGGGGTGCACGTGGTCCAGCCGGTACGGGTCCCGGGCCGGCCAGACCACCGCCGCGGCCGTGGCGGCGCTCAGGGCCACGGCGCCCAGGAGCAGGACGGTCAGCGGCAGCCCCGCCCCCGCGGCGAGCCACCCGGCGAGCGGGTAGGTGAGCAGCCAGCAGCCGTGGGAGAGGGAGAAGCGGGCGGCGAACGCGGCGGGCAGGTCCGCGTCGGCGGTGGAGCGGCGGACCACCCGGCCGCCCGGAGTTTGGACGGCGGAGCTGGCGGCGCCGATCGCGGTCCAGACGGCCAGGAGCGCGGGCCAGGACCACGCGCGCGGGCCGGTTGCGGCGAGCGCGGCCCCGGCCGCCAGGGCCACCGGTAGGGCGAAGGCGGCCCGGAGCATCACCGCCCGGTCGGTGGAGGACCGCAGGAGGCGGGGCAGGAGCAGCGCGGTCACCATGGAGCCGGCGCCGTACGCCCCGAGGGCGAGCGGGACGGCGCCGGCCGGGCGGCCCAGGTGGCCGCGGACCAGGGAGACGGTGTCGACGAGGACGACGGCTCCGGCGGCGGCGACCGCCAGGTCGAGTGCGAGCAGGGCCCGCAACCGGGGCGTGGCCCGGAAGAGGCGGGTGCCGAAGGCGGCCCTGGTCCGGAAGCCGCCGGTGGGATCGACCGGGGCGGGTCCGGGCAGCGCCGTGGCGACGATCAGCGCGGCGGAGGCGAGGAAGCCGACGGCCGTACCGGCGAACAACCAGTCGTAGGTGACCAGGCTCAGCAGCGCCGCGGCCAAGGCCGGGCTGAAGAGGCTCTCCAGGTCGTAGGCGAGCCGGGTCATCGACAGGGCCCGGGTGTAGTCGCGTTCGGCCGGCAGGATCTCCGGGACGGTGGCCTGGAAGGTCGGGGTGAAGGCCGCCGACGCCGCCTGGAGCAGGAAGATCAGGACGTGGACCTGCCAGATCTCGGTGACGAACGGAAGGGCCACCGCCGCACCGGCGCGGGTCAGGTCCATGGCCGTCATCAGGACCCGGCGGGGGATCCGGTCGGCGACCGCGCCGATCACCGGGGCGATGGTGACATAGGCGGTCATCTTGATCGCGAGGGCGGTACCGAGGACGGCCGAGGCGCGCTCGCCCGCGAGTTCGTAGGCGAGCAGGCTCAGCGCGACGGTGGCCAGGCCGGTCCCGACCAGGGCGATGACCTGGGCGGTGAACAGACGGCGGTAGGTGCCGTTGCGCAGTACGGACAGCACGGTCCCCGTCCCGGTCGGCGGATCGATGACAGCACGTTGGAACCCGTCGGATCCAGCGTAGTCAACATGTGCGCACCTGTGCACCTGTTGTGCGCCGTTCCGGGCGGGCGCCGCGGTCCACCGGCGCGGTCGCGGTCTACGCGAGGACGTGGTCGTCGAGGGCGGTGAGGAAGGCGGCCGCCGCCGGGGTGCGGCCGGTCCGGCTCCAGACGGCGTACTCGACGCGGGCCGGGGCGTCGGTCACCTCGACGGTCGCCACGCCGGCGAGCCGGGGCGCGTAGGCGGACGGGAGCATGGCCACGGCGAGGCCCGGTCCCACGAGTCGGGCGATGTAGTCGGCGCTGGTGACCTCGAAGGCGACGTCACGGGCGAGACCGGCGGCCGAGAAGGCCAGGTCGGACTGGACCCGTCCGGCCGTTCCGGCCGGCAGGTCCACGAACACCTCGCGGGAGAGCCTGCGCAGGTCGACCGCCGGCTCGGCGGCGAGCGGATGGTCCGGCGCCACCACGGCGACGAGCCGGTCCCGGGCGAGTTCGCGGGCCGCGACGCCCCGGGGCCGGGCGGTCGTCGGCAGCCCCAGGAAGGCCACGTCGAGGACCCCTTCCCGGACCCGCTCGACCAGGTCCTCGCTCGCGCCCACCCGCAGGCTGACGCGCACCTGCGGGTACTGCCGGCGGAAGTCGCGCAGCGCCCCCGGGACGTCGACCGCGGCGACGGTCGGGATCAGCCCGACGGCGAGCCGCCCGCGTACCTCCCCGACGGCCGCCGCGACCTCGGCGGCCGCCCGCTCGGCGGCGTCCAGACACTGACGGGCGGCCGGGAGGAACGCCTCACCGGCCGGGGTCAGCCGCACCCGACGGCTGGTGCGCTCGAAGAGCCGCGCGCCCAGTTCCCGCTCCAGGCGCGCGATCTGGTGGCTGAGGGCGGACTGGACGACCAGGCACCGTTCGGCGGCCCGGGTGAAGCTGTTCGTCTCGGCTACGGCGAGGACGTAGCGCATCTGCTGGAGCTCCATCGATCCATCGTGGATCACGATCGATGGGCTGACAAACATGTGTTGGACTCATCGATCGGGCCCCACGAGACTCCGAGACATGACAAGTCCAGCCGCACGTACGGCCCGTGGGAACCTGCCCCGCACCCTCTTGACCGCGCTCGCCCCCCTGGCGTGGGGAACGGTCTACATCGTCACCACCGAGCTGCTGCCGCCGGGACGTCCCCTGTTCGCGGGCCTGTTACGGGCGTTGCCCGCCGGCCTGATCGCCCTGGCGCTCACCCGGACAGCGCCCCGGGGGGCCTGGTGGGGGCGCGTCGCGGTGCTCGGCACGCTGAACATCGGACTGCTGTTCCCGCTGCTGTTCGTCGCGGCCGAACGCCTGCCCGGAGGTGTGGCCGCCACACTGACGGCGGCCATGCCCCTCATGGTCGCCGTGCTGGCCGTGACCGTCCTCCACGAGAGCCTCTCCGCCCGGCGCCTGGCCTGGGGTGTGATCGGCGTCGGGGGCATCTCCCTGGTGGTGATCGGCCCGGACGCGGCGTTCGACACCTTGGGCA
Coding sequences within:
- the thpR gene encoding RNA 2',3'-cyclic phosphodiesterase, whose protein sequence is MTERARTGYEDLVNEKTQAATVRVFIALAPPDDAKEELEQRLQPTYAAYPRMRWNRIEDWHITLAFLGELPVTALELLRPPLAELARARRPLRLALRGGGHFDERVLWTGIDGDLEGLHLLASEVRAAVTDCGIPFHGRPLRPHLTLARSRRHDTTSAVEAATGLDAFTGRPWKTRRLHLVGSNTGRGPGPIHYRDIQAWPFEGGGA
- a CDS encoding vWA domain-containing protein encodes the protein MSAPTTGTRRAGARPAGALDLDKLFAARLQAARVRPYLATALFALHAVESRQVPTMAVDRHWRCYVSPGFVDRTPVEELAGVWVHEVSHLLRDHHGRGDRVARERGLTGPGERLRMNIAADCEINDDAYGEGLVRPQGALTPQDLGLPPGELMEDYLRQFRLGPRTQELVWLDCGSGADGLEREWDLGPDGAHGLGAQEQEAVRFRVAQGINGRPGSAPAGWRRWAEEAFHPPQPWRELLGAAVRSAASGAGAGEDYSYARPSRRSTALRGAVLPSLRRRPPRVCVVIDTSGSVSDDELGSALLEVAAIARAVGGRSDLVSVVPCDAAARIVHPLCSGEGIPLLGGGGTDLRTGFAKALGTGPRPDVIVVLTDGQTAWPDTRPPCRTVVGIFHRDRGSRWREDDPDYVPNSPPAWARVVTIGSPGAR
- a CDS encoding AAA family ATPase; this encodes MPSHTPFTTTDTPSPLDAPSALDVAEQLLALLRDTTTEPRPDDQLEALTLAVAADLPVLLWGEPGIGKTAALTQLAESLDLPLTTVIASVHEPSDFSGLPVVGDDPAEQGVPMAPPDWAVRLVRAGRGLLFLDELSTAPPAVQAALLRLVLERRIGSLQLPPGVRIVAAANPRGSAADGWELSPPLANRFVHLQWTHDHDVVLRGLGGTWPRATLPRLDSGKLPAAVDRARRAVCRLLTTRPALVHRLPSTETRRGGAWPSPRSWDMTIRLLAFAHAAGSSREVLSLLVRGTVGDGPGLELLASLDRMDLPDPEELLADPAGADLPERGDRRQATLDAVVAAVRKRPDKSRWDAAWALLVRALETGAPDLVVVPATTLAALRQEDWDVPESIERLAGVVALSRRADLSQERAAARTGDPVGAGR
- a CDS encoding MFS transporter, which gives rise to MLSVLRNGTYRRLFTAQVIALVGTGLATVALSLLAYELAGERASAVLGTALAIKMTAYVTIAPVIGAVADRIPRRVLMTAMDLTRAGAAVALPFVTEIWQVHVLIFLLQAASAAFTPTFQATVPEILPAERDYTRALSMTRLAYDLESLFSPALAAALLSLVTYDWLFAGTAVGFLASAALIVATALPGPAPVDPTGGFRTRAAFGTRLFRATPRLRALLALDLAVAAAGAVVLVDTVSLVRGHLGRPAGAVPLALGAYGAGSMVTALLLPRLLRSSTDRAVMLRAAFALPVALAAGAALAATGPRAWSWPALLAVWTAIGAASSAVQTPGGRVVRRSTADADLPAAFAARFSLSHGCWLLTYPLAGWLAAGAGLPLTVLLLGAVALSAATAAAVVWPARDPYRLDHVHPDLPPGHPHLADARPATGGWRHGHHYVIDRHHHRWPGKTPGPSC
- a CDS encoding LysR family transcriptional regulator is translated as MELQQMRYVLAVAETNSFTRAAERCLVVQSALSHQIARLERELGARLFERTSRRVRLTPAGEAFLPAARQCLDAAERAAAEVAAAVGEVRGRLAVGLIPTVAAVDVPGALRDFRRQYPQVRVSLRVGASEDLVERVREGVLDVAFLGLPTTARPRGVAARELARDRLVAVVAPDHPLAAEPAVDLRRLSREVFVDLPAGTAGRVQSDLAFSAAGLARDVAFEVTSADYIARLVGPGLAVAMLPSAYAPRLAGVATVEVTDAPARVEYAVWSRTGRTPAAAAFLTALDDHVLA